The window AAGACTAATCATGATAACATTTTCACAACAACTATTTCATGACCACTATTTTTCTCAAACtttgaatatacagtgctacccCTACCTAGACATGTGCTGTCTCTGAATCTCTCCCATGCGGTTTTGTCGCTGAAACAGCCGTCGGTGCTGAAGGGGGGCAGAAGGTCCCTGCTGGGGTAGCCTAATCTCAGCAATAGGCTGCTGGCAAGATGCAGGGTGGTGATGCTGAGTGGGTTGGGCCTGGGATGTGGGCTGCAAAGTCTGCTGGACAGAGTCGCCAGCTGGTTGGCGCCGATGATTGTGAGAATGATGGACATGAAGCTGCAGTGTGGACGGCCTAGATCCATCTAatagtacatttttaaaagagaCGTTGGATGTTGAGTGACAGATCAAAGAGTTAATTAAAAGTTTGGGCGGTAGTACATTCTGCTCttccagccaggctcctagtggatgatgcccatgcctacatccttacagactgtgaagggggtaacctttTTTCAGCACcaagagtaggtggctcctagtggatgatacccatgcctacatccttacagactgtgaagggggtaacccgttttcagccccaagagtaggtggctcctagtggatgatacccatgcctacatccttacagactgtgaagggggttaaccctgtttcagccccaggagtaggtggctcctagtggatgatacccatgccttcatccttacagactgtgaagggggttaaccctgtttcagccccaggagtaggtggctcctagtggatgatacccatgccttcatccttacagactgtgaagggggtaaccctgtttcagccccaagagTAGGGGCAACATGGTTTCCatagccttgtgatgttagacAATCTCatataaaaactaaattgtAAAAGACATTCAATAAATATAATCTTACTTTGTTGGACTCGAACTGAGCAGCTCGGTTGGTGAACCACACCGTGGTGATGATGCGTTCGACATTCCTCATTGTGCCCACGACGGGCAAAGTGAATTTGATGAATCCCGTAAGGAGGCCTTGGAGGTGTAGGGGCGGTGTTTGGATCAGAGGAGGAGGCTGGGGATTCAGTGTTTTCCTTCTTAGGGGTGGGCTCAGGTTGGTGCACACTGGTAGATGATGGTTTCTTGATCTGGTGACAGAAAAATACATTTAGGTTTAATGAAACATGAAAGGCAGTTGGGCAAAATTCTTAATTTTCTTAgttcttaaaataaaactatGGCGGTCACGCCATATTCTTCAGTTTTCTTTGTTGATCTGTTAAAATTATATCACTTTCATATTATTTCATGGCTTAATTTAAAATGAGAATCAGCCACAATTCTATCCAAAAGGTCTTTCAGGTTAGTCTTGTACCCCTATTATATATGAAATACGGACTAGTGACAAAGCTGATGGACAAGAGAACTTATAACGCTAACTGGCCCAGCTAGAAAGAGGGGCAAACCCTGAAAGTGGTTCAATTTTTATAGCCATAATCGCTGTCAAACTAACCAATTTGAACATTATGCAATATTTAGTGTatttataaacacaaaaaaGACATGACAAATACTAGGATGTATGTGTATTGTACACAAACCATCCAATAGGACATAAAGAAACCAAACAGGAAAAAGAGAGAGACAAAACAGGAGATGGAGAGATGAATTAAGAATATATAgaggcattgcttggcaacagaccgctcaggatagagtgaaatggagacatggtgaagaggctttcctcctgaATGGGGTGAAATAAGCTAGACAGAAGATCTTGTACACTCATTTATAACCCAGGGTTCTACAATATTGATCTTACACAATTGGTATATAAAAGTGTATTCCAGAACAAAACAGATAAACACAACCATCTTGCGAATAAGAAAGATTTTAGAGGCAAATAAGTGAGGTCAGGTACATACATGAATGTAATAAGTCTTGCAATAATGTAAAAACTTGTTTCACTCACCCCAGCAGATGACTTCTGCTCTGTTGATCTTTGCTGTCTCTCGCGCTGGCTTTGTTCCCCGGTAGTAGGGCTCCCTCTATTGAGCTGCGACTTCATGTGGCATATGCAGGCGCCATGGCCTCCGGGGTACGTGCAGCCGACATGGTGAGCCTGTGGGGCTCGCGGAATGGTCAACTCGTGCAGCTTACATGAGCGTTGAGGGTGGTGTCGATAGAGGTGATGATGGTGAAGATGTGATGGTTGACTTGCTGTGGTGGTTGGTGACGGGCTCGGACGGGGGCTAACCCCCAGACAGCAGGAGGGTGGGGAGGGACTGGGGTCATTAGATGACGAATCTGGCAAGGTGTTTTCTGGAATTGTGCTTTGTTGGATAATGCTGTGTGAAGAAgtctctgtgaaaaaaaaaataatgaacaaataaataatcaacaAAATATTCCTCTCTGCTAAAACActaccatgtacatgtgtatgtataTAAATCTATACATCCTGGTTGCAATCACAGTGTTCTTGCCGTCGTTTCGAAAAAGGGCCAAAGATTATCACATGTACATGGCTTTGTTTTCAGTCTCATCTACTCTGTACGCTCCATTGTTCTACTCACCATCATCTGACTCAGTTAGATCCACAATAACGGGTGATAGAGGACGCTTCTTCCGTCGTCCCTTTACTAGCGGATGTTTCATCTCCCGGCTTAGTTCTCTGGGTTTACTGGAACTAGACGCAACACTgaaagcaattttgtttaagtACCTCAAATTACATCATTGTTCAATTTTGACGTTGGCAGAAAAGGAAAGCTTTTAATATACCCTACTTAGGACAGTGTTCTCTCTAAaccataataatattaatattaatataaaaattgtTCACACctgcagagatgccaacattgaatttaaaaaaagagtagcatctcccaaatgttaagggcgtGCGCAGCTtcggctccctaaaccgatctttctattactctctacaatgctaactagctcattttcaggtattgttgtgaaataacaattacctgtatgcatcaacagaacagctagaaatgtttataatggccagtgaaaaaaacttgaaaaaaaaacctgatttccctcatcttctgactatgtatcaaaaataaatgtaacataaaaaagggtggccttacttaaatgtaacataaaaaagggtggccttacttaaatgtaacataaaaaagggtggccttacttaaatgtttttgttttaatgatcagaaatgcaacaacaagctattgggagagagagaagagaaaaaaaaaaaaaaaaaacgtgtccggattttgggcaaaaaatacgagtccgtattttgggcattgtctggacatcggcgctacaattactggtaggaaaacatggaaactgtctagcttagacctcacaggccactcagttgaaggtatttttgttcagaaggtcaactttttttgtcgccattatttcgcactttttttgccaagcttcgatgaagtacatgtacagacagagtgggcacaataatagtggatacatgaggaatgaggttactgtgacacgttagctcacacacaacctcattccccccacgcacgtgtgcactattccccatcgtgtaatagagatcaatgggtacgatcttgcagcaatgcactagcgtaaaaaatgcacactcagccggccagccagcgggggagggcacgcaacaatcattacgtcgagacacgtacattgttcgagtgaattcgccgctattattcaacactgcgttctaaaattaaaagtgtttttttcttttctgttacaattgtttttgatatttttcttaatttttatttcaacttaatagttcattagttgtttgcatgtattgaacgatttaataaaattatattgggcggcttgtttagcgcgttttattgagtattatcgtagcgtcgtagtcacggctcgaaatcgtatttgctacgcccaaatcgtatatgttggtatctctgcacCTGGCGGGCATCCAAAGCcactcacttttttttttttacagttcgGCAGAGCCATGTTTGAATTTATAAGACCCATTTTACATGCATATTTACACATGTAGCATCTTGAAACACATGTAGCATCTTGTGCTGTTGCTAATGACGTCTGCAACTTGCGAGTAATTGCCTGATATGCCAACTTATAGATAGAACGACTTACTGTTTCCCGCTGGGTCCTAAGTCGACTGACACCACCTCTATATCATTATCAGCATCTCCTTCGCTCCTTCCTCCGTCACTGTCATCGCTGTCTTGAGACGAGTCTGAAGAATCAACCAGATCTACAGTCACATTGTacggtgggatttgaacaccGCTGGGTCCTGGGAGGGCGTCGCCGTATGGAGGAATAATATCCAGGGCTCCTGCAAGGGTAAGGGTCTCATCATCCCACGCGACATGAGAACCTTGATTTGTGATTCCCGATCCAGAGGACTCCGACACGTCAAAGTCATCCACGCTGACGACGTCGACATCAGAGTCCGAGTAATCCGCACAGCTATGCGCTGTCCCTGTATCAGTACTTGAGAAAGTTGGCGTGACTGAGCTATGAGCGACAGATAAACTTGTGACTGGACTAACCCAGGGGTCATCGTGGTCTTCTAGGTCGATTGAGTCTCGGTCTCTGACTGTTAGGTCAATGTCCACTGAATCAGGTTCAGGAGGGTCATACACGAAGACGCGACGGTCACCGGTTGATCTTTGGTGGAGCTCTCGGGCACACTGATCCTCTTCGTAGAGGTGGCTGCGAGACTCAAAAGCCGAGGTCTCACTGATGCTGAATGCAGATGAACCCGATGCAGTGTTACTATGAAGACGTTGTTTCTTGTTGGACAGGACGATGGGATGTTGTCGGCGGTAAGGCTGGAATCCTTGGCCCTCCGTGCTGCTGCTGTGTACTTCTGCCCCCCTCGTCATCCAAGAGCTTGACGGGCTGATAGACTTGttactcaaccgatccaagtcTGGGTCCCGCCTGCCTAACATCCCATTCCTACTACTACTCAACAGCTTAGGCTTGAATGGTTTAAATCGTTGCATGGATGCTAACCCCGGTATGGGTTCATCCGAGAAGTCACTATACTCTTCACTTTGCGGAAcaggggaattcccaacagacATCATGTTGTAATCACCGCCTTCAGTAATGACAACAGGTGAGTCACTTTGGGCTGCAGTAGCACCGAGGCACACCACGCCACTTGGGTCTTTCGGGTTGTCTCTGAAATGGAGACGGCCAGCATTGGAGTCTGAGAAAATTTGGCAAGCGACGGCACTTTCCGCAACCTGTTCTATCTCAAGGAGGTGGCCTCCTATGAGGTGTGATTGGACGGATGAGGGAGGATGGACCAGGGGCTCTGAGATGACGGGTGTGATGTCTAACTCGTCATCATCTTCTGGAGGAGCGCAGAGGTCCAAGCTGTCACCTGCTTCAAGAACTCCTGCAGTCAAAATTATCCaaatatatgtttttgttaaagttgtaTTCATCATCATTTTTTGCATCTCTTTGAAACGTACACCAGTtagttttaaagccagtggacactattggtaattgtcaaagaccagtctcctcacttgctgtatctcaacatatacataaaataacaaacctgtgaaaatttgagctcgattggtcgtcagggttgcgagataactaagaaagaaaaaaaacaattgtcacacgaagttgtgtgctttcacatgcttgatttcgagacctcacattcttaactaggtctcaaaatcaaattcatggaaaattacttctttctcgacaactactccactttagagggagccgtttctcaatgttttagactaccaatctctccccattactcgttaccaagtaaggtttcatgctaataattattttgagtaattaccaatagtgtccactgcctttaaagcaagtttgggttgagcaaagaaaacaTCACTAGAGCAaaacttgaacctgcaacctccagattaatgtgctagcactctaccaactgagctatctagccctaatatTAGAATGAGTggtctttcatttgttttcaataactttgtttggggtgccagtcagaagccattcaactgGTAACTGCCATGATATTTTCTAGTTAGTTTCTACAAACCATTCACAAAGTATGATTTTTAGTCGAAACAAGCAGTACTAAAGTACCAACTTGACATCAATCAGTCAATGAGTagaatacatgtaaatgaacAGTTACCTGACTCATCAGCCAATGAAGATAGGAATGGTTCCCCGTCTCCCTAGCAGTACTAAAGTACCAACTTGACATCAATCAGTCAATGAGTagaatacatgtaaatgaacAGTTACCTGACTCATCAGCCAATGAAGATAGGAATGGTTCCCCGTCTCCCTAGCAGTACTAAAGTACCAACTTGACATCAATCAGTCAATGAGTagaatacatgtaaatgaacAGTTACCTGACTCATCAGCCAATGAAGATAGGAATGGTTCCCCGTCTCCCTAGCAGTACTAAAGTACCAACTTGACATCAATCAGTCAATGAGTagaatacatgtaaatgaacAGTTACCTGACTCATCAGCCAATGAAGATAGGAATGGTTCCCCGTCTCCACCAGAGTCCATAACTGCACCCTCTCTGTCATCACTGGTAGAACATGAATCAGTCTGGCGACCCCCCGAGTCTAGTACCTGGGATTCTACTCCTCCACTATCTGGTAAGCAGGAGGCCACAGCCATGACTGGATTGTTGGAGTAAAACTCCATTGCCGTTACCACGATGTTGAATGATTACTATTGTTGAGTTATGCGCCCTGTAAAAATGGAGAGTTTAGTCAACGTCAAATAAATATAAGAACTTAAAATTTCACAATGACGTCAACATACTAAttctagaatttttttttttttaacagcatgAATAGCATGGCCTGGTTGGGTGTGAGCAAGGTACATGTAAGGTAAGCTTTGAAATCCTCGAGCAGGAAATGTTGCagtcagtgtacatgtagtctagACTGCTGGACTACAATTGCCTAGAATTACACGGGGGCTTCGGAGGCCTAGGCCTTTCTGTTGCCCTATCTAGGGCTCATTGAAAACGAAATCAGGATAGTTCAGAGTACTTTATTTAGACTGATGCTGAAGAAATCGAGgctgataataatataaaatataaataacgcCTAGGCCTATAAAAAGCTATAAACTATAAGCCTATATATAGGGCTAGGCCTAGGCTATTGTAAACTGATAAAATAACGTCACACTACACAGAATACAGAACAGTACAGAGAGAGagtttaattattaattatacaCTTACGTtacactagttgcgataacgtaaccctcctcccgacggccgccaggccggagggttacgagtttgtttcgagcggaaacggttgatctggtccaacacatacaattttgacagctagtcaccagatttgccccatttttaccactttcaaaaatcatgacacaaattctgagggtacgaacttaatccgcaatgtctaatgcagcctgccataatactcaaaacaccatttaggaaatatttcaaagaaaaatggacaaaaacttaccagatcgcggagcgaattcccaggttcatattttgaacctgtcgcatcgctttgcaaacg of the Asterias rubens chromosome 3, eAstRub1.3, whole genome shotgun sequence genome contains:
- the LOC117287916 gene encoding E3 ubiquitin-protein ligase Arkadia-like, with protein sequence MEFYSNNPVMAVASCLPDSGGVESQVLDSGGRQTDSCSTSDDREGAVMDSGGDGEPFLSSLADESGVLEAGDSLDLCAPPEDDDELDITPVISEPLVHPPSSVQSHLIGGHLLEIEQVAESAVACQIFSDSNAGRLHFRDNPKDPSGVVCLGATAAQSDSPVVITEGGDYNMMSVGNSPVPQSEEYSDFSDEPIPGLASMQRFKPFKPKLLSSSRNGMLGRRDPDLDRLSNKSISPSSSWMTRGAEVHSSSTEGQGFQPYRRQHPIVLSNKKQRLHSNTASGSSAFSISETSAFESRSHLYEEDQCARELHQRSTGDRRVFVYDPPEPDSVDIDLTVRDRDSIDLEDHDDPWVSPVTSLSVAHSSVTPTFSSTDTGTAHSCADYSDSDVDVVSVDDFDVSESSGSGITNQGSHVAWDDETLTLAGALDIIPPYGDALPGPSGVQIPPYNVTVDLVDSSDSSQDSDDSDGGRSEGDADNDIEVVSVDLGPSGKHVASSSSKPRELSREMKHPLVKGRRKKRPLSPVIVDLTESDDETSSHSIIQQSTIPENTLPDSSSNDPSPSPPSCCLGVSPRPSPSPTTTASQPSHLHHHHLYRHHPQRSCKLHELTIPRAPQAHHVGCTYPGGHGACICHMKSQLNRGSPTTGEQSQRERQQRSTEQKSSAGIKKPSSTSVHQPEPTPKKENTESPASSSDPNTAPTPPRPPYGIHQIHFARRGHNEECRTHHHHGVVHQPSCSVRVQQNGSRPSTLQLHVHHSHNHRRQPAGDSVQQTLQPTSQAQPTQHHHPASCQQPIAEIRLPQQGPSAPLQHRRLFQRQNRMGEIQRQHMSRMADSHFPTVPPYPLHHMQRIYHQQQQQQQQESRLEQVEHFLSSQRHHQQQQQQQQQQQQAQQQQLQQESCQRLMHASQQQVHPTYPPNHPLIPHPSPYTQPHSHPLAHTLPQPHLRATLQVQTIPQVQPQPQQMEIDSAIHVEPGATPNIENSESLSIPTPFLDGNFSPQHRHLHHHLHHYHHTAPPPPTPYQQRSSAIYGNYPSLTDLPPLTTHPFYRAYRVPLMRRMGMRGPMYEELVQLSERMGQVNRGATPSTIERNTFPHKYHKRKRSADDVVAVEKSEVASCSSTEVETEGASSETDQPKPKIIDEDDEEKCTICLSYFEDNEDVRRLPCMHLFHVECVDQWLSTNKRCPICRVDIETKMPKDAT